One Pyrenophora tritici-repentis strain M4 chromosome 5, whole genome shotgun sequence DNA window includes the following coding sequences:
- a CDS encoding Tdh, Threonine dehydrogenase and related Zn-dependent dehydrogenase, with translation MNALRFHGQHDLRFEKIPVPEVKAGQVKTEQQYRETDIDIYLHEYLGGPNLCPTTPHPITGETVPLTFGHEFSGTVEEVSDGVTDYKPGDRVVIQPIIYDDTCGACEEGLQNCCWSNGFIGLSGWGGGLADHIVVPTSTLYHLPDNVPLEIGALVEPLAVGWHAVKVSPYKKGDVALVLGGGPIGISTILALKANGCDRIIVSEVSKKRQLFASKFGAHYIIDPTKEDLATRCRELTGGKGVHVVYDCAGVQAALNQAVHATRARGCIVNIAIWEKPCTIFTNDFNFKERSYMGIATYEVGDFQEVIDALSRGDMDPKDMITQRIQLTEVEEKGFKSLINDKDNQVKILVEVGGGA, from the exons ATGAACGCTCTTCGGTTCCATGGCCAGCATGACTTGCGGTTTGAGAAGATCCCAGTACCAGAAGTAAAAGCGGGCCAAGTCAAG ACTGAACAACAATACCGCGAGACTGACATTGATATATACCTCCACGAGTACCTGG GTGGCCCCAATCTTTGCCCGACTACGCCTCATCCAATCACCGGCGAAACAGTCCCACTTACCTTTGGACATGAGTTCAGCGGAACAGTAGAAGAAGTAAGCGACGGTGTAACAGACTACAAACCCGGCGATCGAGTGGTAATCCAGCCCATCATCTACGATGACACATGCGGTGCGTGTGAGGAAGGCCTACAAAACTGTTGCTGGTCAAATGGATTCATAGGCCTTTCAGGATGGGGTGGTGGACTAGCAGACCACATCGTTGTCCCGACTTCAACTCTCTATCATCTTCCCGACAATGTACCCCTCGAGATCGGCGCTCTTGTGGAACCTCTTGCAGTTGGGTGGCACGCCGTTAAAGTCAGCCCCTACAAGAAAGGCGACGTTGCACTGGTGCTGGGTGGTGGGCCCATTGGTATCTCTACCATTCTAGCATTGAAGGCGAATGGATGCGACAGGATCATTGTATCCGAAGTCAGCAAGAAGCGACAGCTGTTTGCAAGCAAATTCGGGGCCCATTACATCATCGACCCAACCAAGGAAGATCTCGCGACACGATGCCGCGAACTCACCGGGGGAAAAGGCGTACACGTAGTCTACGACTGCGCTGGCGTCCAAGCCGCTCTCAATCAAGCTGTGCATGCAACACGTGCCCGGGGCTGCATCGTCAACATTGCTATCTGGGAAAAGCCTTGCACGATTTTCACCAACGACTTCAACTTCAAGGAGAGGTCTTATATGGGCATTGCGACGTATGAAGTGGGCGACTTCCAAGAGGTCATTGACGCGCTCAGCAGAGGAGACATGGACCCAAAAGACATGATTACGCAGAGGATTCAATTGACTGAAGTAGAAGAGAAGGGGTTCAAGAGTTTGATAAACGACAAAGATAATCAAGTCAAGATTCTGGTCGAGGTTGGCGGAGGGGCTTGA